A section of the Candidatus Binatia bacterium genome encodes:
- the rlmN gene encoding dual-specificity RNA methyltransferase RlmN has translation MAGVYRSGVSSFGEISNIPRSLRLALEEEFFLPDPAVERITVAADGTRKLLLRFSETVAVETVVIPDPPRLTLCLSSQAGCGMGCRFCATARLGLMANLDAARILAQVKAALSVLRSGERVTNIVFMGMGEPLANYANLVEAIEVLTAPWGYGLSGRRITVSTVGLLPQMERLVRETPVQLAVSLHAATNELRTQLVPINRYYSLEALIEVCRQLPLPQRRRITFEYVLLAGVNDRPADARRLSELLRGVRAKVNLIPFNPFPDAAYSRPSDETVRRFQGALLARGVPATVRRSRGLEVQAACGQLALTDEPRGEQDSFEVVQRVAARPAE, from the coding sequence TTGGCGGGCGTGTATCGCTCGGGAGTGTCCTCGTTTGGCGAGATATCGAACATTCCTCGTTCGTTGAGACTGGCATTAGAGGAAGAGTTTTTCCTTCCAGATCCGGCCGTGGAGCGCATCACGGTTGCTGCAGATGGTACCCGCAAACTTTTACTTCGGTTTTCGGAGACAGTGGCCGTTGAAACGGTGGTGATACCGGATCCCCCGCGGCTGACGCTGTGTTTGTCGAGTCAGGCTGGTTGCGGAATGGGATGCCGGTTTTGCGCTACCGCGCGCTTGGGTTTGATGGCAAATCTAGACGCGGCGCGAATCCTTGCGCAGGTCAAGGCTGCGCTGTCTGTTTTACGAAGCGGGGAGCGGGTCACGAACATTGTGTTCATGGGGATGGGGGAGCCTCTGGCGAACTACGCGAATTTGGTCGAAGCGATCGAGGTGCTTACAGCCCCGTGGGGTTATGGTCTTTCGGGGCGGAGAATCACGGTTTCGACGGTTGGGCTGTTGCCGCAAATGGAACGTCTGGTGCGGGAAACCCCGGTACAGTTGGCTGTGTCGCTGCACGCGGCCACGAACGAATTGCGCACGCAACTGGTGCCCATCAATCGGTATTATTCGCTCGAGGCGCTGATCGAAGTGTGCCGGCAACTGCCGTTACCGCAGCGGCGGCGTATTACGTTCGAATATGTCCTTTTGGCGGGTGTGAACGACCGCCCGGCCGATGCCCGGCGCCTCAGTGAGCTGCTGCGCGGCGTCCGCGCGAAGGTGAATTTGATTCCGTTCAATCCCTTTCCCGATGCGGCTTACAGCAGGCCCTCGGACGAGACTGTACGTCGCTTTCAGGGTGCGCTGTTGGCGCGGGGAGTGCCCGCCACGGTTCGTCGTAGCCGCGGATTGGAAGTGCAGGCGGCATGCGGTCAGTTGGCCTTGACCGATGAGCCGCGAGGGGAACAGGATAGCTTCGAAGTTGTGCAGCGTGTGGCGGCAAGACCGGCTGAATAA
- the lepA gene encoding elongation factor 4, whose translation MDPTRIRNFSIVAHIDHGKSTLADRLLEYTGAINERERGEQVLDSMDLERERGITIKASAVRLGYRAQDGSEYTLNLIDTPGHVDFSYEVSRSLAACEGALLVVDAVQGVEAQTLANAYLALDNNLEIVPVINKIDLPGADPDRVRGEIEDIIGLDASDAILTSAKMGLGTQDVLEAVVQRIPPPRGSLEAPLRALIFDSWFDPYHGVVMMVRVFDGAIRRGQKIRLMATGKTYEVQRVGVLTPRAQHVDSLGVGEVGIVMAGIKEVHETQIGDTVTDALRPAAQPLPGFKAVKPMVFSGLYPSDSSQYELLRDAVEKLRLNDSSFSFEPENSLALGFGFRCGFLGLLHMDIVRERLEREFGLDLITTAPTVAYRVTTTKGQVLMVDSPAKLPPEQDIASIEEPVILASIHVPETYLGAVLALCEEKRGQQRELKFLGRGRVLVVYELPLNEIVLDFYDRLKSVSKGYASLDYEFLDMRPADLVKLDIRINGEAVDALSLIVHRDRAYQRGRELAEKMRELIPRQMFEVAIQAAIGSRVIARETVKPLRKNVTAKCYGGDITRKRKLLEKQKEGKKRMKQLGRVEIPQEAFLAALKVNTG comes from the coding sequence ATGGATCCCACGCGTATTCGTAATTTTTCCATTGTCGCCCACATTGACCACGGCAAATCCACGCTGGCAGACCGCCTGCTGGAGTACACGGGCGCAATCAACGAGCGCGAGCGAGGGGAGCAGGTACTCGACAGCATGGATTTGGAGAGGGAGCGCGGGATTACCATCAAGGCAAGTGCCGTGCGTCTTGGTTACCGCGCGCAAGATGGGAGCGAGTACACTCTCAACTTGATCGACACCCCGGGGCACGTGGATTTTAGTTACGAAGTATCGCGTAGCTTGGCGGCCTGCGAGGGAGCTTTACTGGTGGTGGATGCTGTTCAGGGTGTAGAAGCGCAAACGCTCGCGAACGCATACTTGGCACTGGATAACAATCTCGAGATCGTTCCCGTGATCAACAAGATTGACCTCCCAGGAGCCGATCCCGACCGTGTACGGGGCGAGATCGAGGACATTATTGGCCTGGATGCATCCGACGCAATCCTGACCAGCGCCAAGATGGGTCTCGGAACCCAGGATGTTTTGGAAGCGGTGGTGCAGCGCATCCCACCGCCCCGCGGGAGCCTCGAAGCCCCGCTGCGGGCTTTGATTTTCGATAGCTGGTTCGACCCGTACCACGGGGTCGTCATGATGGTACGAGTGTTCGATGGGGCGATTCGCCGCGGGCAGAAGATCCGGCTCATGGCGACCGGGAAGACTTACGAGGTTCAACGGGTTGGAGTTCTGACTCCTCGCGCCCAACACGTCGACAGTTTGGGCGTGGGCGAGGTGGGAATCGTCATGGCCGGCATCAAGGAAGTCCACGAAACGCAAATCGGAGATACCGTTACCGATGCACTCCGGCCTGCGGCGCAACCGCTCCCTGGTTTTAAGGCGGTCAAGCCGATGGTGTTCAGTGGCCTGTATCCATCGGACTCGTCGCAATACGAGCTCCTACGCGATGCTGTAGAGAAACTACGGCTCAACGATTCGTCGTTTTCGTTCGAGCCGGAAAATTCTTTGGCCCTGGGTTTTGGGTTCCGCTGCGGGTTTCTAGGCCTGCTGCACATGGATATTGTGCGCGAGCGCTTGGAACGAGAGTTTGGGCTCGATTTGATTACGACCGCTCCCACCGTGGCCTACAGAGTCACCACGACCAAAGGCCAGGTTCTCATGGTCGACAGTCCCGCGAAGCTCCCACCGGAACAAGACATCGCGTCCATCGAGGAGCCTGTAATCTTGGCTTCCATTCACGTGCCCGAGACGTACCTGGGCGCAGTGTTGGCCCTGTGCGAGGAAAAACGTGGGCAACAGCGCGAGCTGAAATTTCTGGGGCGCGGGCGGGTGCTGGTCGTTTACGAACTTCCGCTGAACGAGATTGTCCTCGATTTTTACGACCGTTTGAAGTCCGTCAGTAAAGGCTATGCATCGCTGGATTACGAGTTTTTGGACATGCGTCCGGCGGACCTGGTGAAGTTGGACATCCGAATTAACGGCGAGGCGGTGGATGCATTGTCCTTGATCGTCCATCGCGACCGAGCTTACCAACGCGGGCGGGAGCTTGCCGAGAAGATGCGCGAGTTGATCCCTCGACAAATGTTCGAGGTGGCGATCCAGGCGGCCATCGGAAGTCGTGTGATCGCGCGCGAAACAGTCAAACCCTTGCGCAAGAACGTGACCGCCAAATGCTACGGCGGCGATATTACCCGCAAGCGGAAACTCCTCGAGAAGCAGAAAGAGGGGAAAAAGCGGATGAAGCAGCTTGGTCGGGTGGAAATCCCCCAGGAAGCGTTCTTGGCGGCGCTCAAGGTCAACACGGGTTGA
- a CDS encoding UDP-glucose 4-epimerase, with protein MKILVTGGAGFIGSHVAEAFVQLGHDVIVMDDLSSGRRENVPDGARLVVADVRSSEAAEVIAREQPQVLCHHAAQMDVRRSVADPQFDAAVNILGLLNLMEAGRSNGLEQVLFASTGGAIYGEQEVFPCPESHPTNPLSPYGIAKLASEKYLHFYHVTYGIRWVALRYANVYGPRQNPHGEAGVVAIFTEKLLRGEQPVINGDGKQTRDYVFVGDLVRANVLALQSDYCGPLNLGTGRETDVNTLFRLLCEVSGVHAPELHGPAKPGEQRRSSIDNSLARKILGWQPEVDLEAGLRRTVEYFRQRSTQKG; from the coding sequence ATGAAGATTCTCGTCACGGGTGGGGCAGGCTTTATCGGGTCTCACGTCGCCGAAGCGTTCGTGCAATTGGGGCACGACGTGATCGTCATGGATGATTTGTCTTCGGGGCGGCGTGAAAACGTACCCGACGGAGCGCGCTTGGTCGTGGCGGATGTTCGTTCCTCAGAAGCTGCGGAGGTTATCGCCCGAGAACAGCCGCAGGTGCTGTGTCACCATGCGGCCCAAATGGATGTGCGCCGTTCGGTGGCGGATCCGCAGTTTGATGCCGCAGTGAACATTTTGGGCCTGTTGAACTTGATGGAGGCCGGGCGATCGAACGGGTTGGAACAGGTACTGTTTGCCTCCACTGGTGGGGCCATTTATGGCGAACAGGAAGTCTTTCCTTGTCCCGAAAGTCACCCCACCAACCCCCTGAGCCCGTACGGTATCGCGAAGCTCGCCAGTGAAAAATACTTGCACTTTTATCACGTGACTTACGGCATTCGGTGGGTCGCCCTCCGCTATGCGAATGTGTACGGCCCGCGCCAAAACCCTCACGGAGAAGCTGGGGTCGTGGCGATCTTTACGGAAAAGCTGCTCCGCGGTGAGCAGCCCGTGATCAACGGGGACGGTAAACAAACGCGCGACTACGTGTTCGTGGGGGACTTGGTGCGTGCCAACGTCTTGGCTTTGCAAAGCGACTACTGCGGCCCTCTGAATTTGGGTACCGGCAGGGAAACGGACGTGAACACGCTGTTCCGGCTCTTGTGCGAGGTTTCTGGGGTCCACGCTCCGGAGCTCCATGGGCCGGCAAAGCCTGGAGAACAGCGGCGAAGCTCGATCGACAACAGTCTAGCGCGCAAGATTTTAGGCTGGCAGCCAGAAGTAGACCTCGAGGCTGGTTTGCGCCGCACTGTGGAATACTTCCGCCAACGCTCGACTCAGAAGGGTTGA
- a CDS encoding adenosine kinase, with amino-acid sequence MSILVVGSVFLDSLETPFGSVERTVGGSATYFSIAASFFTRVHMVAAVGDDFPQNERVFLEGRGIDLQGLEVRPGKTGFWRGRYHEDMNKRDTLELQLNVFADFRPQLPDPYRDAQYVFLANIDPALQGEVLDQLRAPGLVGCDTMNHWIANSRPALERLLQRVDLLIINDEEARQLSGETNIVKAARQLLRLGPERVLIKRGEYGVIQFSADSVFAVPAFPLEEVFDPTGAGDTFAGAFMGALARSRDRSERALREAIVYGSVVASFVVEDFGLARLKTLTWEQIERRYRQFMSLMDVNGA; translated from the coding sequence GTGAGCATCCTGGTGGTTGGGTCGGTGTTCCTGGATAGTTTGGAGACGCCTTTTGGGTCCGTGGAACGGACCGTCGGGGGCTCGGCCACATATTTCTCGATTGCGGCCAGTTTTTTCACCCGGGTGCACATGGTGGCCGCAGTGGGGGACGATTTTCCGCAGAATGAGCGGGTGTTTCTCGAAGGCCGTGGTATTGACTTGCAAGGGTTGGAAGTGCGACCGGGCAAGACGGGCTTTTGGCGTGGGCGGTACCACGAAGACATGAACAAACGAGACACGCTGGAGCTGCAGTTGAACGTGTTCGCGGACTTTCGCCCGCAGCTTCCGGACCCGTACCGCGACGCGCAATATGTTTTCCTCGCCAACATTGACCCGGCGCTGCAGGGGGAAGTCCTCGACCAACTCCGCGCGCCGGGGCTGGTGGGCTGCGACACGATGAATCACTGGATTGCCAATTCTCGGCCCGCGCTCGAACGGCTGCTCCAGCGGGTGGACCTGCTGATCATTAACGACGAGGAGGCCCGTCAGCTCAGCGGGGAGACGAACATCGTCAAAGCAGCCCGGCAGTTGTTGCGCCTGGGGCCGGAGCGCGTGCTCATCAAGCGCGGAGAGTACGGGGTGATCCAGTTTTCAGCGGATTCGGTGTTTGCGGTTCCCGCGTTTCCTTTAGAGGAGGTCTTCGATCCCACTGGGGCAGGGGACACCTTCGCGGGCGCTTTCATGGGCGCGCTCGCCCGCTCGCGGGATCGCTCGGAACGGGCCCTGCGCGAGGCCATCGTGTACGGTAGTGTTGTGGCGTCGTTCGTCGTCGAGGACTTTGGCCTGGCCCGTTTGAAGACGCTGACCTGGGAGCAAATCGAGCGCCGGTATCGGCAATTCATGAGTTTGATGGACGTCAACGGGGCATGA
- the mtnP gene encoding S-methyl-5'-thioadenosine phosphorylase, translated as MAESLPTLGIIGGSGLYELAGLEDVEHVSLSTPFGHPSDDYIVGTLGSVRAVFLPRHGRGHRLLPSEINFRANLWGMKHLGVEWLVAVSAVGSLREEIQPGHLVVPHQFIDRTSRRVSTFFGNGIVAHVSFADPVCPAFSKLLVQVARSAGAVVHEGGTYLCMEGPQFSTRAESHLYRQWGADIIGMTNVQEAKLAREAEICFATLALATDYDCWHESEADVAIGDVLRILQENVALARGIIADLAAQLPIERDCVCAQALEHAVITERSRIPEHIWHDLRPLLAKYLDRWKGSAE; from the coding sequence TTGGCAGAGAGTTTGCCGACGCTGGGTATTATCGGTGGCAGTGGCCTGTATGAGCTGGCCGGTCTGGAAGACGTAGAGCACGTCTCCCTCTCCACGCCTTTCGGTCACCCCTCCGACGATTACATTGTTGGAACGCTTGGCTCGGTGCGCGCTGTGTTTTTGCCCCGCCATGGGCGAGGCCATCGCTTATTACCCTCCGAGATTAACTTCCGAGCCAACCTCTGGGGTATGAAACATCTCGGGGTGGAGTGGCTCGTGGCTGTCAGTGCAGTCGGCAGTTTGCGCGAGGAAATTCAGCCAGGTCACCTGGTCGTTCCCCACCAGTTTATTGACCGTACTTCGCGTCGCGTGAGCACTTTCTTCGGCAATGGGATTGTGGCTCATGTGAGCTTTGCCGACCCCGTTTGTCCGGCATTTTCCAAGCTGCTCGTCCAGGTGGCACGCAGCGCCGGTGCAGTGGTGCACGAAGGGGGAACGTATTTGTGCATGGAGGGCCCACAGTTTTCGACGCGGGCAGAGTCGCATCTTTATCGCCAGTGGGGAGCGGACATTATCGGCATGACCAACGTACAAGAAGCCAAGCTTGCGCGGGAGGCCGAAATTTGTTTTGCGACTTTGGCGCTGGCGACCGACTACGACTGCTGGCACGAGTCCGAAGCGGATGTGGCGATTGGCGACGTTTTGCGGATCTTGCAGGAAAATGTTGCGTTGGCGCGTGGGATTATTGCGGACTTGGCGGCGCAGCTTCCGATAGAACGGGACTGTGTTTGCGCACAGGCTCTGGAGCACGCAGTCATCACGGAGCGCAGTCGCATTCCCGAACATATATGGCACGACTTGCGGCCGCTGTTGGCCAAGTATCTGGATCGCTGGAAGGGGAGCGCTGAGTGA
- a CDS encoding glycosyl transferase — translation MTTAISAVLPVHDEAPNLESLHRELVAALERLGRSFEIVYVDDGSTDGSGELLERFSADPRVKVVRLARNFGQTAALVAGFDHARGDIIVTLDADGQNDPGEIPQLLEALDRGFDVAVGWRWPRHDPFWTRRLPSMVANWLISHITGVRLHDYGCTLKAMRRELVSDLRLYGEMHRFIPALLGDLGATICEVRVRHRPRRAGRSKYGLSRIWKVLLDLVAVKFLIDYSTRPIQVFGSVGLVSSGAGLALTGYLGFQRLVLGIPLANRPLVWLGILLTVVGFQFVTMGLLGELLVRTYHESQGKRIYRLLRRRPSTDSR, via the coding sequence ATGACGACGGCGATTTCTGCTGTCTTGCCCGTCCACGACGAGGCACCCAATCTCGAGTCTTTGCACCGGGAACTCGTGGCAGCGCTGGAACGGCTCGGGCGGTCGTTCGAAATCGTGTACGTGGACGACGGCAGCACCGACGGTAGCGGCGAGTTGCTGGAGCGGTTTTCAGCGGATCCTCGCGTCAAGGTGGTCCGTTTGGCTCGCAATTTCGGACAAACGGCTGCTCTGGTTGCGGGATTCGACCATGCCCGCGGGGATATTATCGTTACACTCGATGCCGATGGTCAAAACGATCCCGGTGAGATTCCGCAGCTCCTCGAGGCACTCGATCGTGGCTTCGATGTAGCCGTGGGCTGGCGCTGGCCGCGGCACGATCCGTTTTGGACGCGGCGCCTTCCTTCGATGGTCGCGAACTGGCTGATCAGCCACATCACGGGGGTTCGCCTTCACGATTATGGCTGCACCTTGAAGGCGATGCGGCGCGAGCTGGTATCCGACTTGCGCTTGTACGGGGAGATGCATCGTTTCATCCCAGCGCTCCTCGGCGACCTCGGCGCAACCATTTGCGAGGTGCGAGTGCGGCATCGTCCGCGCCGTGCGGGGCGTTCGAAGTACGGTCTCTCTCGGATTTGGAAAGTATTGCTCGACCTCGTCGCAGTGAAGTTTCTGATCGATTACTCAACTCGGCCGATCCAAGTGTTCGGGTCCGTAGGCCTTGTATCCAGTGGGGCTGGACTCGCGCTCACCGGCTACTTGGGTTTCCAGCGATTGGTGTTGGGAATCCCACTCGCAAACCGACCGTTGGTGTGGCTCGGTATCCTGCTGACCGTTGTCGGCTTCCAGTTCGTTACCATGGGTTTGTTAGGGGAGCTTCTGGTCCGTACTTACCACGAATCGCAAGGAAAACGGATTTATCGCTTGCTGCGGCGGCGGCCGAGCACGGATTCTCGTTGA
- the ugd gene encoding UDP-glucose 6-dehydrogenase, whose translation MKLCVIGTGYVGLVAGTCFAESGNDVICVDIDASKIERLRRGEVPIYEPGLEELIRRNVAEGRLAFTTDLAEAVRKSLLCFIAVGTPQSDDGSADLGAVIRVAAEIAEAMDGYRVIITKSTVPVGTSERIRQVIASRTQHPFDVVSNPEFLKEGAAIEDFMKPDRVVIGTDSARARALLQELYEPFVRTEQPILFMSAASAEMTKYCANSMLAARISLMNEFANLCEKVGANIDDVRRGVGFDRRIGQHFLFPGVGYGGSCFPKDVKAVIRTAEQHGLDFRMLRAAEEVNQRQKQLLVEKVMQHFGEYLRGMRFAVWGLSFKPRTDDMREAPSITIIEALLRAQAEVHAHDPEALGEARKLFGDRIHYHRVNYDALQGADALLIVTEWNEFRRPDFDRMKSLMKHPVIFDGRNIYDPEDMRARGFVYYSIGRLPVKP comes from the coding sequence ATGAAACTCTGCGTCATTGGAACCGGTTATGTGGGTCTTGTGGCGGGGACGTGCTTTGCCGAAAGCGGTAACGACGTCATTTGCGTGGACATCGACGCGAGCAAAATCGAACGCCTCCGCCGCGGTGAGGTGCCGATTTACGAGCCGGGTCTGGAAGAACTGATCCGGCGCAATGTGGCGGAGGGGCGGCTGGCCTTTACGACCGATTTGGCGGAGGCGGTGCGAAAATCGTTGCTTTGTTTTATCGCGGTGGGAACGCCGCAAAGCGACGACGGCAGTGCTGACCTCGGAGCGGTGATCCGTGTGGCCGCCGAGATTGCAGAAGCGATGGACGGGTACCGCGTGATCATAACAAAGAGCACCGTGCCGGTGGGCACGTCGGAGAGAATCCGCCAAGTCATTGCCTCGCGCACGCAGCATCCGTTCGACGTGGTCTCGAACCCGGAGTTCCTCAAAGAGGGCGCGGCCATCGAGGACTTCATGAAGCCCGACCGAGTGGTCATCGGCACAGACAGCGCGCGTGCCCGAGCTTTGCTGCAAGAGCTGTACGAGCCGTTCGTTCGAACCGAGCAACCGATTTTGTTCATGAGTGCAGCCAGTGCTGAGATGACCAAGTACTGCGCGAACTCGATGCTGGCGGCCAGGATTTCTCTGATGAACGAGTTTGCCAATCTGTGCGAGAAGGTGGGTGCAAATATCGACGATGTCCGCCGGGGAGTCGGGTTCGACCGGCGCATCGGCCAGCACTTCTTGTTCCCGGGCGTTGGTTATGGAGGGTCATGTTTCCCGAAGGACGTCAAGGCCGTCATTCGCACCGCCGAGCAGCATGGCCTCGACTTTCGCATGTTGCGTGCGGCCGAGGAGGTCAACCAACGACAAAAGCAGTTGCTGGTGGAAAAGGTCATGCAGCATTTTGGGGAGTACCTGCGGGGAATGCGCTTCGCGGTTTGGGGACTGTCGTTCAAACCACGAACGGACGACATGCGCGAGGCCCCGTCCATTACGATCATCGAGGCGCTGCTGCGCGCCCAGGCAGAGGTCCATGCACATGACCCTGAGGCTCTGGGCGAGGCGCGCAAGCTGTTTGGCGACCGCATTCATTACCATCGCGTGAACTACGATGCCTTGCAGGGTGCGGACGCCTTGCTCATCGTAACGGAATGGAACGAGTTTCGACGCCCCGACTTCGACCGCATGAAGTCGCTCATGAAGCACCCGGTGATTTTCGATGGTCGCAATATTTACGACCCCGAAGACATGCGAGCCCGGGGCTTCGTCTATTACTCCATCGGCAGGTTGCCGGTTAAGCCCTGA
- a CDS encoding epimerase translates to MARVLITGGAGFIGSHLCDRLLADGHEVIAMDNFFTSHPRNIAHLLGHERFRFVKHDVTEYIYIDGHLDAILHLASLPSPVDYLREPIKTLKVGALGTHKALGLARKHRAKFLLASTSEVYGDPQVHPQPETYWGNVNPIGPRGVYDESKRFAEAMTMAYHRYHGIDTRIVRIFNTYGPRMRPDDGRVVTNFVAQGLRGEPLTVYDDGSRTRSFCYVSDLVEGIVRLLESNIVEPVNLGNPREMTVLDFAKVVQRLTGGRSKIVFLTPRDERTKDDPHIRQPDITRAKTLLGWEPRVPLEEGLQHTIEYFRELLGVPGK, encoded by the coding sequence ATGGCCAGAGTGTTAATTACCGGCGGTGCCGGCTTTATTGGCTCTCACCTGTGCGATCGCTTGCTGGCCGACGGCCATGAAGTGATCGCAATGGATAATTTCTTTACCTCTCATCCCCGCAACATTGCTCATTTGCTCGGGCACGAGCGCTTTCGTTTCGTGAAGCACGATGTGACCGAGTACATTTATATTGATGGTCATTTGGATGCGATTCTGCACTTGGCGTCGCTGCCAAGTCCGGTGGATTATCTGCGTGAGCCGATCAAAACGCTCAAGGTCGGCGCGTTAGGCACGCACAAGGCTCTGGGGCTGGCGCGCAAACACCGGGCCAAGTTCCTACTGGCCTCGACTTCGGAAGTTTATGGCGACCCGCAAGTCCATCCTCAGCCCGAGACATATTGGGGTAACGTCAACCCGATTGGGCCGCGAGGCGTGTACGACGAATCCAAACGCTTCGCGGAAGCGATGACCATGGCTTACCACCGATACCACGGCATCGACACGCGAATTGTGCGAATCTTCAACACGTACGGGCCGCGCATGCGGCCAGACGATGGGCGCGTGGTGACGAACTTTGTCGCTCAAGGGCTGCGGGGAGAGCCCTTGACGGTGTACGACGATGGCTCTCGCACGCGGAGCTTTTGTTACGTGAGTGACCTGGTCGAGGGGATTGTCCGCTTGCTGGAATCGAACATCGTGGAGCCGGTGAATCTGGGGAACCCTCGGGAGATGACGGTGCTCGACTTCGCAAAGGTCGTTCAAAGGCTGACCGGCGGCCGTTCGAAAATCGTATTTTTGACGCCGCGTGACGAGCGCACGAAGGACGACCCCCACATTCGCCAGCCCGATATCACTCGGGCCAAAACTTTGTTGGGGTGGGAGCCGCGCGTGCCGCTGGAGGAGGGGCTGCAGCACACGATCGAGTACTTCCGAGAGCTGTTAGGAGTGCCAGGGAAATGA
- the sucD gene encoding succinate--CoA ligase [ADP-forming] subunit alpha, whose translation MGWVLGARVALTCYGAAVSVGGEFRRQGVLAVSILVDKNTRVLTQGITGATGQFHTRACREYGTQMVAGVTPGKGGSDFEGIPIFDTVEQAVRATAADASVIYVPPAFAADAIMEAADAGLRLVVCITEGIPVLDMVRVKRYLAGKNTRLIGPNCPGVITPGECKIGIMPGYIHKPGTIGVVSRSGTLTYEAVHQLTQLGLGQSTCVGIGGDPVAGTGFIEILEMFEKDPATEGVILIGEIGGTAEEEAAAYIQAHMTKPVVGFVAGATAPPGKRMGHAGAIISGGKGTAAEKFRAFEAAGMFVARSPAELGSTMKRALEERGRAARTAR comes from the coding sequence ATGGGATGGGTGCTTGGGGCCCGCGTTGCGTTGACTTGCTATGGGGCTGCCGTTAGCGTTGGCGGCGAATTTCGCAGACAAGGGGTTTTGGCAGTGAGTATTCTCGTGGACAAAAATACTCGTGTGCTCACTCAGGGGATCACTGGGGCCACGGGACAGTTTCACACCCGCGCGTGTCGGGAGTACGGCACGCAGATGGTGGCCGGGGTGACCCCGGGAAAGGGCGGTTCGGACTTCGAGGGCATCCCGATTTTCGACACCGTAGAGCAAGCAGTTCGGGCGACCGCCGCGGACGCTTCGGTGATTTACGTTCCTCCTGCATTTGCGGCCGACGCAATCATGGAGGCAGCAGATGCCGGGCTACGTTTGGTAGTCTGCATTACCGAAGGTATTCCGGTGTTGGATATGGTTCGAGTCAAGCGATATCTCGCCGGAAAAAACACACGCCTGATCGGCCCCAATTGCCCGGGTGTGATCACGCCGGGCGAGTGCAAGATCGGCATCATGCCGGGCTATATTCACAAGCCCGGAACGATTGGAGTGGTGTCGCGGAGCGGTACCCTTACGTACGAGGCCGTACACCAGCTCACCCAGTTAGGGTTGGGGCAGTCTACTTGTGTGGGGATTGGCGGCGATCCCGTAGCCGGGACAGGATTCATCGAAATCTTGGAGATGTTCGAAAAAGACCCAGCCACGGAGGGCGTGATTCTGATCGGGGAAATTGGGGGAACGGCTGAGGAAGAAGCGGCCGCGTACATCCAGGCCCACATGACCAAACCAGTGGTCGGCTTTGTCGCCGGTGCGACTGCGCCTCCGGGAAAACGCATGGGCCATGCGGGGGCCATCATTTCGGGCGGCAAAGGTACGGCCGCAGAGAAGTTTCGTGCGTTCGAAGCTGCAGGCATGTTCGTGGCGCGGAGCCCTGCGGAACTCGGCAGCACGATGAAGCGGGCGTTGGAGGAGCGAGGGCGAGCCGCTCGAACCGCGCGGTGA
- the ndk gene encoding nucleoside diphosphate kinase, with protein sequence MLERTLSIIKPDAVQKRVIGEILRRFESAGLRIAAAKMLRLSPEVAARFYAVHRERPFYQDLVRFMSSGPVVVAVLEGENAIARNREIMGPTDSTKAPKGTIRGDFGTDVEKNAVHGSDGPDTAKWEIAFFFSESEIC encoded by the coding sequence ATGCTGGAACGAACACTCTCGATTATCAAACCGGACGCGGTACAGAAGCGAGTCATTGGCGAGATTTTGCGGCGGTTCGAGTCGGCGGGCTTGCGCATCGCCGCGGCGAAGATGTTGCGCTTGTCGCCGGAGGTGGCGGCCCGTTTCTACGCGGTTCATCGCGAGCGCCCGTTTTACCAGGATCTGGTCCGCTTTATGTCGTCCGGGCCGGTTGTCGTTGCTGTGCTAGAGGGCGAGAACGCAATTGCACGCAACCGCGAGATCATGGGTCCGACCGACTCGACCAAGGCCCCAAAGGGCACCATTCGGGGAGACTTCGGTACCGACGTCGAAAAGAATGCCGTGCACGGTTCGGATGGTCCGGACACGGCGAAGTGGGAAATTGCGTTCTTCTTTAGCGAGTCCGAAATTTGTTGA